The following are encoded in a window of Candidatus Poribacteria bacterium genomic DNA:
- a CDS encoding glycosyltransferase family 2 protein, with the protein MPKIVSVIMPTYNKKMSLELTLTSFYNQSYPTDRFEVVVIDDGSQDGTDKLLSKLAPPFEMKVISQENKGRAAARNVGLKAAEGKIILFCDDDRVVEPSFIEEHARFHDEPGCVVAGYRYNFTPFMPESFEYETSPELDPNDLPIQHLIDKDDILYHFDKVRSQAYEEGFINRAARKAVQIFGNDLSRFKVPWVFFVTSNVSAPKEALFEVGLFDEKFKGWGLEDWELGYRLYRMGLKFKINEKARNYHAEHIRNVRKILKEEVLNYRYFCEKHPYFEIYLLWRFQKRRLEIDEYNALVTEFYNPEPNSSLREDYLRLVKRESELYVEEYLKKL; encoded by the coding sequence ATGCCCAAGATCGTTAGCGTCATAATGCCGACGTACAACAAGAAGATGTCGCTTGAGCTGACATTGACCTCGTTCTACAATCAAAGCTATCCAACTGACCGGTTCGAGGTGGTAGTGATAGATGATGGCTCACAGGATGGAACTGACAAGTTGCTTTCTAAGCTAGCCCCTCCGTTTGAGATGAAGGTCATATCGCAGGAGAACAAGGGCAGAGCGGCTGCTAGGAATGTTGGATTAAAAGCCGCCGAGGGAAAAATAATCCTCTTCTGCGATGATGATAGGGTGGTGGAACCGTCGTTCATCGAGGAACATGCGAGATTTCATGATGAACCAGGTTGCGTAGTGGCAGGCTATAGGTATAACTTTACACCGTTCATGCCCGAATCCTTCGAATATGAGACGTCTCCTGAGCTAGACCCAAATGATCTGCCGATACAGCATCTGATTGACAAGGACGATATCCTTTACCACTTCGACAAGGTCAGATCACAGGCCTATGAAGAAGGGTTCATAAACAGAGCCGCCAGAAAGGCCGTGCAGATCTTCGGAAATGATCTTTCAAGGTTCAAGGTTCCATGGGTCTTCTTCGTGACTAGCAACGTGTCAGCACCGAAAGAAGCGCTGTTCGAAGTCGGACTCTTCGATGAGAAGTTCAAAGGGTGGGGATTGGAGGATTGGGAGCTGGGATATAGACTATACAGAATGGGACTTAAGTTCAAGATAAATGAGAAAGCTCGCAACTACCATGCCGAACACATAAGGAATGTTCGTAAGATCCTAAAAGAGGAAGTGCTGAACTATCGGTATTTCTGCGAGAAACACCCCTATTTCGAGATATATCTACTTTGGAGGTTTCAGAAACGGAGGTTGGAGATAGATGAGTATAATGCCCTCGTGACGGAGTTTTACAACCCGGAGCCCAACTCCTCCCTTCGGGAGGATTACCTGCGGCTTGTCAAACGGGAAAGCGAATTGTACGTCGAGGAATATTTGAAGAAGCTATGA
- a CDS encoding ABC transporter ATP-binding protein, with amino-acid sequence MKVKNVLSTFSNIPKLLKLVWDSSKIYTICIGFILLFQALLPPIQLWVGKLIVDGIVARKTVGYLIWLICMELGIAFLSNFIGRVYVIVQNILMDLLTIQVGILIMEKSIELDMRYYENPVFYNELQRAQQEGSTRPVSTVLSMFRLIQHIFNGIAMTALAIRLNWMIATLLIVISLPAFIVDLRYSQHKYFLRYFQTPESRKAGYFNMILTSNVYIKEVKLFNLGRYFIDRWRAIYSRFHRENRSLSIRNNLTSSLVGLISQLGFYGAYGYVVIKALFRHITLGDLTMYSQAFGRLQGSFRSMLSELSSLYESGLFVTNLFNFLSLKPEIKDAPDAVPFPERIEKGIEFKNVSFRYVDDGEMVLKGINLRINPGETVALVGENGAGKTTLVKLLTRLYDPTEGAILIDGVDIRKIRISDLTRNIGVIFQDFARYLLTVRENIGFGDIERMWDMRRIESAARKGGADELIRRLPKGYETPLGRMFEGGVELSIGNGRRSLSPELS; translated from the coding sequence ATGAAGGTAAAAAACGTTCTTTCGACTTTTTCGAACATACCGAAGCTTTTAAAGCTCGTATGGGATTCGAGCAAAATCTACACGATTTGTATAGGGTTCATCCTGCTGTTTCAAGCTCTCCTGCCGCCTATACAGCTTTGGGTGGGCAAGCTAATTGTAGATGGGATAGTCGCCAGGAAAACGGTGGGATATCTTATCTGGCTGATCTGTATGGAATTGGGAATAGCGTTCTTAAGCAACTTCATCGGCAGGGTATATGTCATAGTTCAGAACATATTGATGGATCTGCTGACGATTCAGGTTGGAATTTTGATCATGGAGAAATCGATCGAGTTGGACATGAGGTATTACGAGAATCCTGTCTTCTACAATGAGCTTCAAAGGGCACAGCAGGAGGGCAGCACTAGACCCGTCTCAACTGTGCTTTCTATGTTCCGTCTCATCCAGCATATCTTCAACGGTATAGCGATGACGGCGCTTGCCATAAGATTGAACTGGATGATAGCAACACTTCTTATCGTTATCTCTCTCCCTGCCTTCATTGTAGATCTAAGATATTCGCAGCATAAATATTTCCTCCGATACTTTCAGACCCCAGAGTCAAGGAAGGCAGGTTACTTCAATATGATTCTCACCTCAAACGTTTACATCAAGGAAGTTAAACTCTTCAATCTGGGCAGGTACTTCATCGATAGATGGAGAGCGATCTATAGTCGGTTTCACAGGGAAAACAGATCTCTCTCCATACGGAACAACCTCACTTCGTCCTTGGTCGGTTTGATTTCACAACTGGGATTTTACGGTGCTTACGGATATGTAGTTATAAAAGCGCTCTTCAGGCATATCACCTTGGGCGATCTGACCATGTATTCACAGGCGTTCGGAAGATTACAGGGGTCTTTCAGATCCATGTTGTCGGAGCTCTCATCCCTCTATGAAAGTGGGTTGTTCGTCACCAATCTGTTCAACTTTCTCAGCTTGAAACCCGAGATTAAAGATGCTCCCGATGCGGTGCCCTTCCCCGAGCGGATAGAAAAAGGGATAGAGTTCAAAAATGTCTCGTTCCGTTATGTCGATGATGGAGAGATGGTTTTGAAAGGGATAAATCTGAGGATAAACCCCGGCGAGACGGTAGCGTTAGTAGGTGAAAACGGTGCAGGCAAAACCACACTGGTGAAGCTGCTGACCAGGCTTTACGATCCCACGGAAGGTGCTATATTGATAGACGGGGTGGATATAAGGAAGATAAGGATTTCAGACCTGACACGCAACATAGGCGTGATATTTCAGGATTTCGCTCGTTATCTTCTCACCGTCAGGGAGAACATAGGCTTCGGCGATATCGAGAGGATGTGGGATATGAGGAGGATAGAAAGCGCCGCCAGGAAGGGAGGTGCGGATGAACTTATACGCAGGCTGCCAAAAGGGTATGAGACGCCTTTAGGCAGGATGTTCGAGGGAGGAGTTGAGCTTTCAATAGGGAATGGCAGAAGATCGCTCTCTCCAGAGCTTTCATGA